The proteins below are encoded in one region of Streptomyces sp. NBC_00490:
- a CDS encoding ROK family transcriptional regulator produces MAEAPRLTESASAVFAVLAQAGTATRPQLASLAGLSKPTVSSAVAELESARLAAHSGTASGATGRSAAVYGLGPAAGAVLAVDLGPALTRVRGCALDGTLLAQATGSRDEAADVVREAVFALPDGAPLRSIVVAVGDVTAEQDGAGARPATAKAGPVFDAMAVALPKGVPVHLENNVNCAALAELHEGAARGRASFGYLRIGVGIGLGIVVGGHVLRGANGAAGELARLPYPWDEGVQPRQEALEEYIGARSLVRRAADAWTEADGPCPRTPDELFALAQEGRAAARTVVDRHAADIGRLAAAVTAVLDPGLIVLGGSTGADPQLLAGVRAEMARLSWPTEVVSSTVGDLGTVVGASRLAVARGVQTVTDVARAKD; encoded by the coding sequence GTGGCGGAAGCCCCCCGTCTGACCGAGAGCGCCAGCGCTGTCTTCGCCGTGCTGGCACAGGCCGGCACGGCTACCCGCCCGCAGCTCGCGAGCCTTGCGGGCCTGTCGAAGCCGACGGTGTCCTCCGCCGTCGCGGAACTCGAGAGCGCCCGCCTCGCCGCCCACTCCGGCACCGCCTCCGGCGCCACCGGGCGCTCCGCCGCCGTATACGGCCTGGGACCGGCCGCCGGAGCGGTGCTCGCCGTCGACCTCGGCCCCGCCCTCACCCGGGTGCGCGGCTGCGCCCTGGACGGCACCCTGCTCGCCCAGGCCACCGGCTCCCGGGACGAGGCCGCGGACGTCGTGCGCGAGGCCGTCTTCGCGCTGCCCGACGGCGCTCCGCTGCGCTCCATCGTCGTCGCCGTCGGTGACGTCACCGCGGAGCAGGACGGCGCGGGAGCCCGCCCCGCCACCGCCAAGGCGGGGCCCGTCTTCGACGCCATGGCCGTCGCGCTGCCGAAGGGCGTCCCGGTCCATCTCGAGAACAACGTCAATTGCGCCGCGCTGGCCGAGCTGCACGAGGGCGCCGCCCGGGGCCGCGCCTCCTTCGGCTATCTGCGGATCGGCGTCGGTATCGGTCTCGGCATCGTCGTCGGCGGCCACGTGCTGCGCGGGGCCAATGGGGCCGCCGGTGAGCTCGCCCGGCTGCCATACCCCTGGGACGAGGGCGTTCAGCCGCGTCAGGAGGCCCTGGAGGAGTACATCGGTGCCCGCTCGCTGGTACGCCGGGCCGCCGATGCCTGGACGGAGGCCGACGGGCCCTGCCCGCGCACCCCGGACGAGCTCTTCGCCCTGGCCCAGGAGGGCCGGGCGGCGGCCCGTACGGTCGTGGACCGGCACGCCGCCGACATCGGCCGCCTGGCCGCCGCGGTGACCGCCGTACTGGACCCCGGACTGATCGTGCTGGGCGGCAGCACCGGCGCCGATCCCCAGCTGCTGGCGGGGGTGCGGGCGGAGATGGCGCGGCTGAGCTGGCCCACCGAGGTGGTCAGCAGCACGGTGGGTGATCTCGGCACCGTCGTGGGTGCTTCCCGGCTCGCTGTGGCCCGGGGAGTCCAAACCGTGACCGATGTGGCGCGGGCCAAGGATTGA
- a CDS encoding carbohydrate ABC transporter permease, whose product MTKRASDVSVSPPRRRSKYTLAPLVLIAANVVLFSLFFVWPAVIGLVYSFTNYTGVGAFQFVGLDNYQNLFGDSIFYDALGRTLLYAVLVVPLNFVLSLLIANLVVSKQAKGASIARVVFFIPWLISPIVVGVLWRWLFGENFGLINYVIEKLGGDPIAWQSNADLSLGVVVMAGAWWGTAFSMLLFIAAIKNVPTSYYEAASLDGAGPWRQFISITLPSIAPTSFIVILLNTINAMKEYPLFLALNNGGPGTSNNLLVQYIYQTGFKTGQIGYASAASFVLMLILMAVAIIQLIVNRRMENR is encoded by the coding sequence ATGACAAAACGCGCCTCGGACGTGTCCGTGAGCCCGCCCAGGAGACGCAGTAAGTACACCCTTGCGCCGCTCGTCCTCATCGCGGCCAATGTCGTGCTCTTCTCGCTGTTCTTCGTCTGGCCGGCGGTGATCGGGCTCGTCTACTCCTTCACGAACTACACGGGCGTAGGGGCGTTCCAGTTCGTCGGTCTGGACAACTACCAGAACCTGTTCGGCGACTCCATCTTCTACGACGCGCTGGGCCGGACACTGCTGTACGCCGTGCTCGTCGTGCCGCTGAACTTCGTGCTCTCGCTGCTCATCGCCAACCTGGTGGTCAGCAAGCAGGCCAAGGGCGCGTCGATCGCCCGTGTCGTCTTCTTCATCCCGTGGCTCATCTCGCCCATCGTCGTGGGCGTGCTGTGGCGGTGGCTGTTCGGCGAGAACTTCGGACTGATCAACTACGTCATAGAGAAGCTCGGCGGGGACCCGATCGCGTGGCAGTCGAACGCGGACCTGTCGCTGGGCGTGGTCGTGATGGCGGGCGCCTGGTGGGGCACGGCCTTCTCGATGCTGCTGTTCATCGCCGCGATCAAGAACGTGCCCACCTCGTACTACGAGGCGGCCTCACTCGACGGCGCGGGCCCCTGGCGCCAGTTCATCAGCATCACCCTGCCGAGCATCGCGCCGACCTCCTTCATCGTCATCCTGCTCAACACGATCAACGCGATGAAGGAATACCCGCTCTTCCTCGCCCTCAACAACGGCGGACCGGGCACGTCGAACAACCTGCTCGTCCAGTACATCTACCAAACCGGCTTCAAAACGGGCCAGATCGGCTACGCGAGCGCCGCGTCGTTCGTGCTCATGCTCATCCTGATGGCCGTCGCGATCATCCAGCTGATCGTCAACCGGCGGATGGAGAACCGATGA
- a CDS encoding extracellular solute-binding protein, translating into MTNVGVRRSSRLGRGMRRMVPLAAVASAGALLLSACGGGSDSGGTSKSLTFWISTVPGQDAGWKKMVAQYKKETGVAVKLVNIPYDGYTTKLHNAAQANSLPDVAAVPALDPIWSNKLIDLGSIANNKTNKINANFVAKDSSGKVLSIPSDVTASGMFINKSLFEKAGVSFPTSPSKTWTWTEFIKAANEVREKTDAKYSLTFDQSPSRLRAMVYEMGGQYVHADSSGKFSVDAATKKAVNTFVGWNDDKTMPKSVWTSGADPSAMFQSGDVVAYWSGVWQVPAFADSIKKFEWASVPTPAQPVQASDVNSGGMTVGFNNNKDASAAATKFLSWLYEPAHYQALCEASGFLPVESGLNPKYPFKSEAAQAAFKLYNESIPLYAPISGYFNSAQTNWVLKGKSLTEDPTKTELGKAINGQQSADKALQNIVDGYNQQVGG; encoded by the coding sequence ATGACCAATGTAGGTGTACGGCGCTCCAGCCGACTCGGCCGCGGCATGCGCCGCATGGTTCCCCTCGCCGCCGTTGCCTCGGCCGGCGCCCTGCTGCTCTCCGCCTGCGGAGGGGGCTCCGACTCGGGCGGTACCTCCAAGTCGCTGACGTTCTGGATCTCGACGGTTCCGGGGCAGGACGCGGGCTGGAAGAAGATGGTGGCGCAGTACAAGAAGGAGACCGGCGTCGCCGTCAAGCTCGTCAACATCCCCTACGACGGCTACACGACGAAGCTGCACAACGCCGCGCAGGCGAACTCGCTGCCCGACGTGGCGGCCGTGCCGGCGCTGGACCCGATCTGGTCGAACAAGCTGATCGACCTCGGCTCCATCGCCAACAACAAGACCAACAAGATCAACGCCAACTTCGTCGCCAAGGACTCGTCCGGGAAGGTGCTGTCCATCCCCTCGGACGTCACCGCGTCCGGCATGTTCATCAACAAGTCCCTCTTCGAGAAGGCCGGTGTCTCCTTCCCGACCTCGCCCTCGAAGACCTGGACCTGGACGGAGTTCATCAAGGCGGCGAACGAGGTCCGGGAGAAGACCGACGCCAAGTACTCCCTGACGTTCGACCAGTCGCCCTCCCGGCTGCGCGCCATGGTGTACGAGATGGGCGGTCAGTACGTCCACGCGGACTCCTCCGGCAAGTTCTCGGTGGACGCGGCGACCAAGAAGGCCGTGAACACCTTCGTCGGCTGGAACGACGACAAGACCATGCCGAAGTCGGTGTGGACCAGCGGTGCCGACCCGTCGGCCATGTTCCAGAGCGGTGACGTCGTCGCCTACTGGTCCGGTGTGTGGCAGGTTCCCGCCTTCGCCGACAGCATCAAGAAGTTCGAGTGGGCGAGCGTCCCGACGCCCGCCCAGCCGGTGCAGGCCAGCGACGTCAACAGTGGTGGCATGACGGTGGGCTTCAACAACAACAAGGACGCGTCCGCCGCCGCGACGAAGTTCCTGTCCTGGCTGTACGAGCCGGCCCACTACCAGGCGCTGTGCGAGGCGTCCGGGTTCCTGCCGGTCGAGAGCGGTCTGAACCCGAAGTACCCCTTCAAGTCCGAGGCGGCGCAGGCGGCGTTCAAGCTCTACAACGAGTCGATCCCGCTCTACGCCCCGATCTCCGGCTACTTCAACAGCGCGCAGACGAACTGGGTGCTGAAGGGCAAGAGCCTCACCGAGGACCCGACCAAGACGGAGCTCGGCAAGGCGATCAACGGCCAGCAGTCGGCCGACAAGGCCCTGCAGAACATCGTGGACGGCTACAACCAGCAGGTCGGCGGCTGA
- a CDS encoding N-acetylglucosamine kinase yields the protein MLQRTDERGSVQDATPSGPLVVGIDVGGTKTHLRAFAGDTPVADHVRSSSGWRPHDPVTAAGWLAALAADALPAGARPSALAVGGHACETPRQCAQIRTALQLHFDAPALVVGDAELLVPAAGLDKGVGLVAGTGSVAVGRFPDGRPAQVGGWGAVLGDEGGAAGLVREAARAVWAAHDRGEEPDALAHGLVASFEVAEVPAIGAAMEAAKDISAEWGRHAPAVFAAAEAGSPLALAVIEEGGRSLAALVGRLAARGVAVDDVVIAGSTVLAQPLLYDAFTSALSDRVPAARPQPLRVPPVQGAVALARSLL from the coding sequence ATGCTTCAGCGCACCGACGAAAGAGGATCCGTGCAGGACGCCACTCCCTCTGGCCCGCTCGTGGTCGGTATCGACGTGGGCGGCACCAAGACGCATCTGCGCGCCTTCGCGGGCGACACCCCGGTCGCCGACCACGTCCGCTCCAGCAGCGGCTGGCGGCCGCACGACCCCGTGACCGCCGCCGGCTGGCTCGCCGCGCTGGCCGCCGACGCCCTGCCGGCGGGCGCCCGCCCGTCCGCTCTGGCGGTCGGCGGACATGCCTGCGAGACCCCTCGCCAGTGCGCTCAGATCCGCACCGCCCTGCAACTCCACTTCGACGCGCCCGCGCTGGTCGTGGGCGACGCCGAACTCCTCGTGCCCGCGGCGGGCCTGGACAAGGGGGTCGGCCTGGTGGCCGGTACCGGTTCGGTCGCGGTGGGCCGCTTCCCCGACGGACGCCCGGCCCAGGTCGGCGGCTGGGGCGCGGTCCTCGGCGACGAGGGCGGCGCCGCCGGTCTCGTCCGTGAGGCCGCACGCGCCGTCTGGGCGGCCCATGACCGCGGCGAGGAGCCCGACGCTCTCGCGCACGGCCTCGTCGCCTCCTTCGAGGTCGCCGAAGTCCCCGCGATCGGGGCGGCGATGGAAGCCGCCAAGGACATCTCCGCCGAGTGGGGCCGGCACGCCCCGGCCGTGTTCGCCGCCGCCGAGGCGGGCTCACCGCTCGCCCTCGCGGTCATCGAGGAGGGCGGCCGGTCGCTGGCCGCTCTCGTCGGACGGCTCGCCGCACGCGGAGTCGCGGTGGACGACGTGGTGATCGCGGGCAGTACCGTCCTCGCCCAGCCCCTCCTCTACGACGCCTTCACCTCCGCCCTCTCGGACAGGGTGCCCGCGGCCCGGCCACAACCGCTGCGGGTACCGCCGGTCCAGGGGGCGGTGGCGCTGGCGCGTTCACTCCTGTGA
- a CDS encoding carbohydrate ABC transporter permease, producing the protein MTTTDTPRKIDAGSVRAVSKKRPRGVSSGGLRRAVPATTLLWILAALYGLPVLWFVLSSFKPAGDLFSLPLTVLPHDPTLSGYKAAWDSANFSQYFVNTAIVCVVTTVLTVGASCCTGYALAKYDNKWLKFFFICILATTMLPGEVMLAPEFLVVRDLGLYNSFGGIILPAVLTATGCFMFRQFFLTVPDELIEAARIDGARELSIFLRIMVPISRPIMLTLAILSFQWRWNDYIWPLLMLNDPDKFTVQIGIQSLVGAQNINWSVLLGGSVISMIPLIAVFLVFQRYVMSADINAGLKD; encoded by the coding sequence ATGACCACCACAGACACGCCGCGCAAGATCGACGCCGGTTCCGTACGGGCCGTCTCCAAGAAGCGGCCCCGCGGGGTGAGCAGCGGCGGGCTCCGGCGCGCGGTGCCCGCGACGACACTGCTGTGGATCCTGGCCGCCCTCTACGGGCTGCCGGTGCTGTGGTTCGTCCTCAGCTCCTTCAAGCCGGCGGGAGACCTGTTCTCCCTTCCGCTGACGGTGCTTCCGCACGACCCCACCCTGTCGGGTTACAAGGCGGCGTGGGACAGCGCCAACTTCTCCCAGTACTTCGTCAACACGGCCATCGTGTGCGTGGTCACCACGGTCCTCACCGTGGGAGCCAGCTGCTGCACCGGGTACGCGCTGGCCAAGTACGACAACAAGTGGCTCAAGTTCTTCTTCATCTGCATCCTGGCCACCACGATGCTGCCGGGCGAGGTCATGCTCGCCCCGGAGTTCCTGGTCGTCCGCGACCTCGGCCTCTACAACTCCTTCGGCGGCATCATCCTCCCGGCGGTGCTCACCGCGACCGGCTGCTTCATGTTCCGCCAGTTCTTCCTGACGGTGCCCGACGAACTCATCGAGGCCGCCCGCATCGACGGGGCGCGTGAGCTGTCGATCTTCCTGAGGATCATGGTGCCGATCTCCCGGCCCATCATGCTGACGCTCGCCATCCTGTCGTTCCAGTGGCGGTGGAACGACTACATCTGGCCGCTGCTGATGCTCAACGACCCCGACAAGTTCACCGTGCAGATCGGCATCCAGAGCCTCGTCGGGGCACAGAACATCAACTGGTCGGTGCTGCTCGGCGGATCGGTCATCTCCATGATCCCGCTGATCGCCGTCTTCCTGGTGTTCCAGCGTTACGTCATGAGCGCCGACATCAACGCCGGACTGAAGGACTGA
- a CDS encoding phospholipid carrier-dependent glycosyltransferase: MMARELHPVLEPETPPDVPAPRPAGRSGRPWLVPLLVVLLLAQMAFAMVTTAVQQTPTIDEPVYVGTAADSLHRHEIRYNPEHPPLGKLVIAVGVALADPRYDPSFSGDQGQVGRHLLYESDNDPWRLMLWARLPVIVLTLAFGLVVFAFARELAGAAGGLVALALYAFSPDVIAHGSLATLDVPTAGFLLTSVWLLWRARLRPRLYVPLAGVAAGAALATKMSALAAVPVLLALAAWSVWRHDSHDRRRALARAAAGAGVVAVAAIAVVWLSYLVVDPRLRWSPQQHVPAVHGLRALLVDLMPFPEAYRDGMRVQFGFENHPWQGFLFGRLYTGSLWYYLPAALLVKTPLGMLALWTAGAVALVAVRRLRPAAPYLLAPTVVLLAAAMTGSRDFGTRYALFVPMFLAVAAAGVLAVRRRWAVVAAAALVLFVAVSSVRTFPYYLPYSNEAFGGPAKTRLRLHDSNVDWGQDLGRLADRLRERYPAERIWLVYKGSGVPSYYGIDASDPRRVPLADVHGLLVVSDSSVAKATGRLAELIDSSRSIDQVGHSITIYRR, encoded by the coding sequence ATGATGGCGCGCGAACTGCACCCGGTCCTGGAACCGGAGACGCCCCCCGACGTACCCGCCCCGCGGCCGGCGGGACGGTCCGGCAGGCCCTGGCTCGTGCCGCTCCTCGTCGTGCTGCTGCTCGCCCAGATGGCCTTCGCCATGGTGACCACCGCCGTGCAGCAGACGCCGACCATCGACGAGCCCGTGTACGTGGGCACCGCCGCCGACTCCCTGCACCGGCACGAGATCCGCTACAACCCCGAACACCCGCCCCTGGGAAAGCTCGTCATAGCGGTCGGGGTGGCCCTCGCCGATCCGCGCTACGACCCCTCCTTCAGCGGCGATCAGGGTCAGGTCGGGCGGCATCTGCTGTACGAGTCCGACAACGACCCCTGGCGGCTGATGCTGTGGGCCCGGCTGCCGGTGATCGTGCTGACGCTGGCGTTCGGGCTGGTGGTTTTCGCCTTCGCCCGTGAACTCGCCGGCGCGGCGGGCGGGTTGGTGGCGCTCGCCCTGTACGCCTTCTCCCCCGACGTGATCGCGCACGGCTCGCTGGCCACCCTCGACGTGCCCACGGCCGGCTTCCTGCTGACGTCGGTGTGGCTGCTGTGGCGGGCGCGCCTGCGGCCGCGGCTGTACGTACCCCTCGCCGGGGTGGCTGCCGGGGCGGCGCTGGCGACGAAGATGAGCGCGCTGGCAGCCGTTCCGGTGCTGCTGGCCCTTGCCGCCTGGTCGGTGTGGCGCCACGACTCCCACGACCGTCGCAGGGCGCTCGCGCGAGCCGCCGCCGGGGCGGGTGTCGTGGCGGTGGCCGCGATCGCCGTCGTATGGCTCTCCTATCTGGTGGTGGATCCGCGGCTGCGCTGGAGTCCGCAGCAGCATGTGCCCGCCGTGCACGGTCTGCGGGCGCTGCTCGTCGATCTGATGCCGTTCCCGGAGGCCTACCGGGACGGGATGCGGGTGCAGTTCGGCTTCGAGAACCATCCGTGGCAGGGGTTCCTGTTCGGGCGGCTCTACACCGGCTCCCTCTGGTACTACCTGCCGGCCGCGCTGCTGGTGAAGACCCCGCTCGGCATGCTCGCCCTGTGGACCGCGGGTGCCGTCGCCCTCGTGGCGGTACGGCGGCTGCGGCCCGCGGCGCCCTATCTGCTGGCCCCCACCGTCGTGCTGCTCGCCGCGGCCATGACCGGATCCCGGGACTTCGGCACCCGCTACGCCCTGTTCGTGCCGATGTTCCTGGCGGTGGCGGCGGCCGGTGTGCTCGCGGTGCGGCGGCGGTGGGCCGTGGTCGCGGCGGCGGCGCTGGTGCTGTTCGTCGCGGTCAGCTCGGTGCGTACGTTCCCCTACTATCTGCCGTACTCCAACGAGGCGTTCGGCGGGCCGGCGAAGACGCGTCTGCGGCTGCACGACTCCAACGTGGACTGGGGCCAGGATCTGGGCCGCCTCGCCGACCGGCTGCGCGAGCGGTATCCGGCGGAGCGGATCTGGCTCGTCTACAAGGGCAGTGGTGTGCCGTCGTACTACGGCATCGACGCGTCCGATCCGCGCCGGGTCCCCCTGGCGGACGTGCACGGACTGCTGGTGGTGTCCGACTCCTCGGTCGCCAAGGCCACAGGGCGACTGGCCGAGTTGATCGACAGCAGCCGCTCGATCGATCAAGTCGGTCACTCGATCACGATCTATCGACGGTGA
- a CDS encoding phosphatase PAP2 family protein: MPSSAGPRSTSSVSELAVNRRGFLRTSLGVSAGVLAAPTFASWLGAADAKAATSAAAFVDDYKTNITANQTAETNAVIRALGGFAEIWKTGGAWNTGTPLLPEILRANMRYCARLTQTRTEAQAKEAFVYDRQHQSYAMIGALGPLADLYRSGAKAVTSITSAPDTTPATTISDAVPAGAPAGSAIGAGSYTSDLGLVAKLVDTVRGPFASGNPAKFAFQYPRPWRMNENSEVVDTGRTDALGFPVYDSDVVVVTQLLRQRGTNAAEDGGFPSGHTNAFHLAALAFAYAVPERFQELVTRAFELSHTRIMSGMHSTVDVLGGRVMATALAAAALADPANADLKAAARAQALAYFETRTGSTADTLFAYAHSDASDAYADRDDNACLVGPKLTYVLTRRGRSTPLTVPKGAEVLLETRLPYLDAEQRREVLRTTALPSGYVLLDGFEQWGRLNLFAAADGYGSFDTDVSVALDASAGGFGGADTWRNDIDGDGSLTKRGTGTLTLTGHNRYTGGTVVREGVLSAASAHALGHGDVRVSGGTLRVATKSSVQIHGTYAQESSTLDVTLRSGRGPALEVTRRAVLGAGSVLSLRLDADKPPAAGSVLRVLGAAGLRGRFDQVELNSDTLWAVPVYTAEGLSVRLLKR; encoded by the coding sequence ATGCCGTCATCCGCCGGGCCCCGCTCCACGTCGTCGGTCAGTGAACTCGCCGTGAACAGAAGGGGGTTCCTCCGCACCTCCCTCGGTGTCTCGGCCGGTGTCCTGGCCGCGCCCACCTTCGCTTCATGGCTCGGGGCCGCGGACGCGAAAGCCGCCACCAGTGCCGCCGCGTTCGTCGACGACTACAAGACCAACATCACGGCGAACCAGACCGCCGAGACCAACGCGGTGATCCGCGCCCTCGGCGGCTTCGCCGAGATCTGGAAGACGGGGGGCGCCTGGAACACCGGCACGCCGCTGCTGCCCGAGATCCTGCGCGCCAACATGCGCTACTGCGCCCGCCTCACTCAGACGCGCACCGAGGCGCAGGCCAAGGAGGCGTTCGTCTACGACCGCCAGCACCAGAGCTACGCGATGATCGGCGCGCTCGGTCCGCTCGCCGACCTGTACCGGTCGGGCGCCAAGGCGGTCACGTCGATCACCAGCGCGCCGGACACCACACCCGCGACCACCATCAGCGACGCCGTGCCGGCCGGCGCGCCCGCGGGGTCCGCGATCGGCGCCGGCTCGTACACCTCGGACCTCGGCCTGGTCGCCAAGCTGGTCGACACCGTGCGCGGCCCGTTCGCCTCCGGCAACCCGGCCAAGTTCGCCTTCCAGTACCCGCGTCCGTGGCGCATGAACGAGAACAGCGAGGTCGTCGACACCGGGAGGACCGACGCGCTCGGCTTCCCCGTGTACGACTCGGACGTGGTCGTCGTGACCCAGCTGCTGCGTCAGCGCGGCACCAACGCGGCCGAGGACGGCGGCTTCCCCAGCGGCCACACCAACGCCTTCCACCTGGCGGCGCTGGCGTTCGCGTACGCCGTTCCCGAGCGGTTCCAGGAACTGGTGACCCGCGCCTTCGAGCTCAGCCACACCCGGATCATGTCGGGCATGCACTCCACGGTCGACGTCCTCGGTGGTCGTGTCATGGCCACCGCCCTGGCCGCCGCCGCCCTCGCCGACCCGGCCAACGCCGACCTCAAGGCGGCGGCGCGCGCCCAGGCCCTCGCCTACTTCGAGACGCGGACCGGCTCGACGGCGGACACGCTCTTCGCCTACGCCCACTCCGACGCCTCGGACGCGTACGCCGACCGCGACGACAACGCCTGCCTGGTCGGGCCCAAGCTGACGTACGTCCTGACCCGTCGGGGCCGCAGCACCCCGCTGACCGTGCCGAAGGGCGCCGAGGTGCTGCTGGAGACGCGCCTGCCCTACCTGGACGCCGAGCAGCGGCGCGAGGTGCTGCGCACGACCGCGCTGCCCTCCGGGTACGTCCTGCTGGACGGCTTCGAGCAGTGGGGCCGGCTCAACCTGTTCGCCGCGGCGGACGGTTACGGCTCCTTCGACACCGACGTGAGCGTCGCGCTCGACGCCTCGGCCGGTGGCTTCGGCGGGGCCGACACCTGGCGCAACGACATCGACGGCGACGGCTCGCTGACCAAGCGCGGCACCGGCACCCTCACCCTGACCGGCCACAACCGGTACACGGGCGGCACCGTGGTGCGCGAGGGCGTCCTGTCCGCCGCCTCGGCGCACGCCCTCGGCCACGGCGACGTGCGGGTGTCGGGCGGCACGCTGCGGGTGGCGACCAAGTCGTCGGTGCAGATCCACGGGACGTACGCCCAGGAGTCCTCGACGCTCGACGTGACCCTGCGTTCGGGCCGCGGTCCCGCCCTGGAGGTGACGCGGCGCGCGGTGCTCGGCGCGGGCAGCGTGCTGTCGCTGCGCCTCGACGCCGACAAGCCGCCGGCGGCCGGGAGCGTGCTGCGTGTGCTCGGCGCCGCGGGACTGCGCGGCCGGTTCGACCAGGTGGAGCTGAACTCCGACACGCTGTGGGCCGTACCCGTCTACACGGCGGAAGGTCTGTCGGTACGACTCCTGAAGCGGTGA